The Spirochaetota bacterium genome includes a region encoding these proteins:
- a CDS encoding MBL fold metallo-hydrolase produces the protein MKIRFWGVRGSVPTTLTNNLIREKLKGALTIATARDISSEEAIDKFIESLPFSTRGTYGGNSTSLEIRTKSGELVILDCGTGIKRLGQELMKEDFGKGKGVGNILLTHTHWDHIQGIPFFLPFYIQGNRFNIFSPVNDCKERLEYQQINTHFPVNLDYMLATKVFFQLEEEGEFYLNNVKIINKSMRHPGGAFGYRIEENGKSFVYTSDCEFNIDEIDRINAYHDFFNNADVVVFDTQYTFEEYVDKIDWGHSPASIAIDIASQFNVDRLILFHHDPDYDDEKLDHVLSSAKAYMEVNLKKRGKLRVDIAYEGMEIELN, from the coding sequence ATGAAGATAAGATTTTGGGGAGTTAGGGGTTCAGTGCCCACCACGCTGACTAATAATTTAATAAGGGAAAAATTGAAGGGGGCTTTAACTATTGCCACAGCCAGGGATATCTCCTCAGAGGAGGCAATAGATAAATTTATAGAATCTTTGCCTTTCTCAACTCGCGGAACCTATGGCGGGAATTCAACATCCCTTGAGATTAGAACCAAGAGCGGTGAATTAGTTATTTTGGATTGCGGTACCGGAATTAAGAGACTTGGGCAGGAATTGATGAAGGAGGATTTTGGCAAGGGCAAAGGGGTGGGGAATATATTGTTGACACATACTCATTGGGACCATATTCAGGGTATACCATTTTTTTTGCCCTTTTATATTCAGGGTAATAGGTTTAATATCTTTTCCCCTGTAAATGATTGCAAGGAACGGCTTGAATATCAACAGATTAACACTCATTTCCCTGTTAACCTGGATTATATGCTTGCAACAAAGGTGTTTTTTCAACTTGAGGAGGAAGGTGAATTCTACTTGAACAATGTAAAGATAATAAATAAGAGCATGCGTCATCCCGGTGGAGCCTTTGGTTATCGGATAGAGGAGAATGGGAAATCCTTTGTCTATACAAGTGATTGCGAATTTAATATCGATGAGATTGACAGAATTAACGCATATCACGATTTCTTCAACAATGCGGATGTTGTTGTTTTTGATACTCAGTATACCTTTGAAGAGTATGTTGACAAAATCGATTGGGGGCATTCCCCGGCATCAATCGCAATAGATATTGCTTCACAGTTTAATGTAGATAGGTTAATACTATTTCATCATGATCCTGATTATGATGACGAGAAGCTCGATCATGTGCTATCTAGCGCAAAGGCATATATGGAGGTTAATCTAAAGAAGCGGGGGAAACTAAGGGTGGATATCGCTTATGAGGGAATGGAAATTGAATTAAACTAA